A stretch of bacterium DNA encodes these proteins:
- the rpmF gene encoding 50S ribosomal protein L32: MGVPKRKTSRSRRGNRRSHDGVKVPKPVLCPNCGEARLPHHVCPKCGHYDGEEVIKPKEK, translated from the coding sequence ATGGGCGTCCCAAAGAGAAAAACGTCACGTTCGCGGCGGGGGAACCGCCGCAGCCACGACGGCGTAAAAGTGCCGAAGCCGGTATTATGTCCCAATTGCGGCGAGGCGCGGCTGCCGCATCACGTGTGTCCGAAATGCGGCCACTACGACGGCGAAGAAGTCATTAAACCCAAAGAGAAAT
- a CDS encoding DUF2284 domain-containing protein, with protein sequence MLLLMNMNGCGPRQLEEYCRGALERGASWARPAPASYVVTAAWVRYKCRFGCGSYGARHLCPPATPTAAETKAVVRCYDRAILVTYDAGGSSKQRPLRKKMHKDLLALEREIFLDGFHKALAFVAGPCNLCRTCDVSKPCKLPGEPRPAMEACGIDVFATFANAGVKLDVVRRESDPYKLCAMILVA encoded by the coding sequence ATGTTACTATTAATGAATATGAACGGTTGTGGGCCGCGCCAATTGGAAGAATACTGCCGGGGCGCGCTCGAGCGCGGCGCGTCTTGGGCCCGGCCCGCGCCGGCGTCGTACGTCGTTACGGCGGCGTGGGTTCGCTACAAGTGCCGGTTCGGCTGCGGGAGCTACGGCGCCCGGCACCTGTGCCCGCCGGCTACGCCCACGGCGGCCGAGACCAAGGCCGTGGTACGCTGCTACGATAGGGCTATACTCGTAACGTACGACGCCGGGGGCTCGAGCAAACAGCGGCCTTTACGGAAGAAGATGCATAAGGACCTGCTCGCGCTCGAGCGCGAAATCTTCCTGGACGGCTTCCACAAGGCCCTGGCTTTCGTGGCCGGCCCCTGCAACCTGTGCCGAACGTGCGACGTTTCGAAGCCGTGCAAGCTCCCCGGAGAGCCGCGGCCGGCGATGGAGGCTTGCGGGATAGACGTATTCGCGACCTTCGCCAACGCCGGCGTCAAGCTGGACGTCGTCCGCCGCGAGTCGGACCCCTATAAATTATGCGCTATGATATTGGTCGCGTGA